One Rhizobiales bacterium GAS188 DNA window includes the following coding sequences:
- a CDS encoding Flp pilus assembly protein TadG, whose translation MSVGTRLQAVGAHIYAKLQDFYAKLQDFALRSTATAAIEFAMVLPVMLTAYIGSVEVGGGVTADRKLASLSLTLANLTARYNLNQGIQDSDINGVFNASAAVLSPYDYTKAGMVITSFVFDSGVANPPNAYVVWSDATGPGAVAMTPSCTNAIPTTIVPANLRTQGGSVILGQANFPYHPPIGYVVTGTVNLSEVNFMVPRYKPSIARTNSSTGKTYSTCVGSSLAP comes from the coding sequence ATGTCGGTTGGAACGCGTCTGCAGGCGGTCGGCGCGCACATATACGCCAAGCTCCAAGACTTCTACGCCAAGCTTCAAGATTTCGCGCTGCGCAGCACGGCGACCGCGGCAATCGAATTCGCCATGGTGCTGCCTGTGATGCTCACCGCCTATATCGGCTCGGTCGAGGTGGGAGGGGGCGTCACGGCCGATCGCAAGCTCGCCAGCCTGTCGCTGACGCTCGCCAACCTCACGGCTCGCTACAATCTTAATCAGGGCATACAGGACTCGGACATTAACGGCGTCTTCAATGCCAGCGCCGCCGTCCTGTCGCCATACGACTACACCAAGGCCGGCATGGTGATCACCAGCTTCGTGTTCGATAGTGGTGTCGCGAACCCGCCTAATGCCTATGTGGTGTGGAGCGACGCGACGGGTCCTGGCGCCGTCGCCATGACGCCTAGCTGCACCAACGCGATCCCGACCACGATCGTTCCGGCCAATCTCCGCACCCAGGGTGGATCGGTGATCCTCGGCCAGGCCAATTTCCCCTACCATCCGCCGATCGGATACGTGGTCACGGGCACGGTCAACCTGTCGGAAGTGAATTTCATGGTGCCGCGCTACAAGCCCTCCATCGCGCGCACCAATTCGAGCACCGGCAAGACCTATTCCACATGCGTGGGCAGTAGCCTCGCTCCCTGA
- a CDS encoding TadE-like protein: MTIPMGRKSPLVRRFVRASGRASRFHADKQGSVAVEFGLVAIPFLALLLAMFQTALVVFTGQVLDTALQDTARLIMTGQATTMSADDFVTGPKGLCSRITALFDCAGAYGAKTLQIDIRAPSAFANAVLTPPTVSGSSINWGTSDGKPLYSNTTKNQIVIVRAALLQPIYLSFPVNFMGSNMDSGLKTAGSSTSRLMMSTVAFMNEPFN; the protein is encoded by the coding sequence ATGACGATCCCCATGGGGCGGAAATCGCCTCTCGTGAGGAGATTTGTGCGGGCCTCGGGCCGCGCATCGCGGTTCCATGCCGACAAGCAGGGTTCGGTCGCCGTCGAATTCGGCCTTGTGGCCATCCCCTTCCTCGCCCTCCTGCTCGCGATGTTCCAGACGGCGCTCGTGGTGTTCACCGGGCAGGTGCTCGACACGGCGCTGCAGGATACGGCGCGCCTGATCATGACGGGCCAGGCGACGACCATGAGCGCGGATGATTTCGTCACTGGCCCGAAGGGCTTGTGCAGCCGCATCACGGCGCTCTTCGACTGCGCGGGCGCCTACGGCGCAAAGACGTTGCAGATCGATATTCGCGCGCCCTCGGCCTTCGCCAATGCGGTGCTCACCCCGCCGACAGTGTCGGGCAGCAGCATCAACTGGGGCACCAGCGACGGCAAGCCGCTCTACTCGAATACCACAAAGAACCAGATCGTCATCGTGCGGGCGGCGCTGCTGCAGCCGATCTATCTGTCTTTCCCCGTGAACTTCATGGGCAGCAACATGGATTCAGGGCTGAAGACGGCCGGCAGCAGCACGTCGCGTCTCATGATGTCGACTGTCGCCTTCATGAACGAGCCTTTCAACTGA
- a CDS encoding putative phosphoesterase, giving the protein MVESGKIWARAGAVASEAGAAPFRPAARRSCGLELGAAVFLADTSGALWHEDERTLIVADLHLEKGSSLARRGMMLPPYDTPATLAALAAVIAHYDPRCVISLGDGFHDSDGAERLDAECRTALRAMQAGRDWVWVAGNHDPAAPAGLPGIHVEACEVAGVKARHEPGSGLDDSAQGEIAGHLHPVARIVGRGGGVRRRCFATDERRCVLPAFGAYAGGLDLRAAAFSAVFDRARLKAIVIGEGRVHVFHGSAIHGQAGN; this is encoded by the coding sequence ATGGTTGAGAGCGGCAAGATCTGGGCTCGCGCCGGCGCCGTCGCGAGCGAAGCCGGCGCTGCCCCGTTCCGACCGGCAGCCCGGCGCAGCTGCGGGCTCGAGCTTGGCGCTGCCGTGTTCCTCGCCGACACCTCGGGCGCCCTTTGGCATGAGGACGAGCGCACCTTGATCGTTGCCGATCTGCATCTCGAAAAAGGCTCGTCGCTGGCGCGACGCGGCATGATGTTGCCGCCCTATGATACGCCGGCGACGCTCGCGGCGCTCGCAGCCGTGATCGCGCATTATGATCCGCGTTGCGTGATCTCGCTCGGCGACGGCTTCCATGACAGCGACGGCGCCGAGCGGCTCGACGCCGAGTGCCGCACCGCCTTGCGGGCCATGCAGGCGGGACGCGATTGGGTCTGGGTCGCGGGAAACCATGATCCGGCGGCGCCGGCGGGGCTGCCGGGGATCCATGTGGAGGCCTGCGAGGTCGCGGGCGTGAAGGCGCGCCATGAGCCCGGCTCCGGCCTCGACGACAGCGCCCAGGGCGAGATCGCCGGTCACCTGCATCCCGTCGCCCGCATCGTCGGGCGTGGCGGCGGCGTGCGCCGGCGCTGCTTTGCGACCGATGAGCGGCGCTGCGTGCTGCCGGCCTTCGGCGCCTATGCGGGTGGGCTCGATCTGCGAGCCGCAGCCTTCTCGGCCGTGTTCGACCGGGCTCGCCTCAAGGCCATCGTCATCGGCGAAGGGCGAGTCCATGTCTTTCACGGCTCGGCCATTCACGGCCAGGCGGGAAATTAA
- a CDS encoding ATP-dependent helicase Lhr and Lhr-like helicase — protein sequence MPEPSNLPQPFAGWFAMRGWAPRTHQLELIGMARQGRSVLLIAPTGAGKTLAGFLPSLIELAEARSAPGGADAASSGTEAGGAAKPGARGKRAKRRLHTLYVSPLKALAADVQRNLETPLREMELPIRVETRTGDTSAFARQRQKTAPPDILLTTPEQVALLLAAKESRELFGSLRRVIIDELHSLVTSKRGDLLALDLARLKAIAPGLASVGLSATVREPQALQLWLGATRALDAERPRASLADLVTAGGAAPADLTILETEAPLPLAGHITRHALPEIYAAIRSHKMTLVFVNTRMQAEFLFQALWRMNEDSLPIALHHGSLDAAQRKKVEAAMAQGRLKAVVCTSTLDLGIDWGDVDLVINVGAPKGASRLMQRIGRANHRLDEPSKAVIVPSNRFEALEAEAALEAVEAAAQDTPDARRGALDVLAQHVLGVACGDPFLADELYAETVSTAPYAELTRESFETVLQFVATGGYALRSYERFAKIRQGRDGRWRAATASVIQQYRLNVGTIVEAAMLKVRLGRLRAARPGAQASAGHFAATGLLRRSGRMLGELEEYWAEQMTVGDTFIFAGEILRFEGITENEVVASRARAGTDPKIPSYDGGKFPLSTFLAARVRAMLADPSSWSRLPEEVARWLGYQAERSLLPEQDGLLVETFPSAGRHFLVAYPFEGRLAHQTLGMLLTRRLERARLRPLGFACNDYGISVWALGDIGLAVEQGRLSLDELFGQDMLGDDLEAWLAETALMKRSFRACAIIAGLIERRHPGLQKSGRQVTISTDLVYDVLRSHEPGHILLQAAREDAATGLLDLKRLAMMLSRIVGRIRHKGLERVSPLAVSIVLEIGREAVHGEARDEILAEAEATLMQEALGAGSSGVTRMRLSERREPIPRRDHG from the coding sequence ATGCCCGAACCGTCCAACCTGCCGCAGCCATTCGCGGGTTGGTTCGCCATGCGGGGCTGGGCGCCGCGCACCCACCAGCTCGAGCTCATCGGCATGGCGCGCCAGGGGCGCTCGGTGCTGCTCATCGCCCCGACCGGAGCCGGCAAGACGCTGGCGGGGTTCCTGCCCTCCTTGATCGAGCTTGCCGAGGCGCGTTCCGCTCCCGGCGGGGCGGACGCGGCCAGCAGCGGAACGGAAGCCGGGGGTGCAGCAAAGCCCGGCGCTCGGGGCAAGCGCGCGAAGCGGCGCCTGCACACGCTCTATGTGTCGCCCTTGAAGGCGCTCGCCGCCGATGTGCAGCGCAATCTGGAAACGCCGCTGCGCGAGATGGAACTGCCGATCCGCGTCGAGACGCGCACCGGCGATACTTCGGCCTTCGCCCGGCAGCGCCAGAAGACGGCGCCGCCCGATATCCTGCTCACGACGCCCGAGCAGGTGGCGCTGCTGCTCGCCGCCAAGGAATCGCGCGAACTGTTCGGTTCGCTGCGGCGCGTCATCATCGATGAGCTGCATTCACTCGTGACCTCGAAGCGCGGCGATCTCCTGGCGCTCGACCTCGCAAGGCTGAAGGCCATCGCGCCGGGCCTCGCCAGCGTCGGCCTGTCGGCGACTGTGCGCGAGCCGCAAGCCCTGCAGCTCTGGCTCGGCGCGACGCGCGCTCTCGATGCCGAGCGGCCGCGCGCCAGCCTCGCCGATCTCGTCACCGCGGGCGGGGCGGCGCCCGCGGACCTCACGATCCTCGAGACCGAGGCGCCGCTGCCGCTTGCCGGTCATATCACCCGTCATGCCTTGCCCGAGATCTACGCGGCGATCCGCTCGCACAAGATGACGCTCGTCTTCGTCAACACCCGCATGCAGGCGGAGTTCCTGTTCCAGGCGCTGTGGCGCATGAACGAGGATTCGCTCCCCATCGCCCTGCATCACGGCTCGCTCGACGCGGCGCAGCGCAAGAAGGTCGAGGCCGCGATGGCGCAAGGCCGCCTCAAGGCGGTGGTCTGTACCTCGACGCTCGATCTCGGCATCGATTGGGGCGATGTCGACCTCGTCATCAATGTCGGCGCACCCAAGGGCGCGAGCCGGCTGATGCAGCGCATCGGACGCGCCAATCACCGTTTGGACGAGCCTTCCAAGGCCGTCATCGTGCCCTCGAACCGCTTCGAGGCGCTCGAGGCGGAGGCGGCGCTCGAAGCCGTGGAGGCGGCAGCGCAAGATACGCCCGATGCGCGGCGTGGCGCCCTCGACGTGCTCGCCCAGCATGTGCTCGGCGTCGCCTGCGGCGATCCTTTCCTCGCCGACGAGCTCTATGCCGAGACCGTCTCGACTGCCCCCTATGCGGAGCTGACCCGGGAGAGCTTCGAGACGGTGCTGCAATTCGTGGCGACGGGCGGCTATGCGCTGCGTTCCTATGAGCGCTTCGCCAAGATCCGCCAGGGGCGGGACGGGCGCTGGCGCGCGGCGACCGCGAGCGTCATCCAGCAATACCGGCTGAATGTCGGCACCATCGTCGAGGCGGCGATGCTGAAGGTCAGGCTCGGTCGCCTGCGGGCGGCGAGGCCGGGCGCTCAAGCTTCCGCAGGACATTTTGCGGCGACCGGCCTGTTGCGCCGCTCCGGCCGTATGCTCGGCGAGCTCGAGGAATATTGGGCCGAGCAGATGACGGTCGGCGACACCTTCATCTTTGCAGGCGAGATCCTGCGTTTCGAGGGCATCACCGAGAACGAGGTCGTGGCCTCGCGAGCGCGCGCCGGCACCGACCCCAAGATCCCCTCCTATGACGGCGGCAAATTCCCGCTCTCGACTTTTCTCGCCGCCCGGGTGCGCGCTATGCTGGCCGACCCCTCGAGCTGGTCGAGATTGCCTGAGGAAGTGGCGCGCTGGCTCGGTTATCAGGCCGAGCGTTCGCTGCTGCCCGAGCAGGACGGCTTGCTGGTCGAGACCTTTCCGAGCGCGGGGCGGCATTTTCTCGTCGCTTATCCGTTCGAGGGACGGCTCGCCCATCAGACGCTCGGCATGCTGCTGACGCGCAGGCTCGAGCGCGCCAGGCTGCGCCCGCTCGGCTTTGCCTGCAATGATTACGGCATCAGCGTCTGGGCGCTCGGCGATATCGGGCTCGCGGTCGAGCAGGGGCGGCTGTCGCTCGACGAGCTGTTCGGGCAGGACATGCTGGGCGACGATCTCGAGGCCTGGCTCGCCGAGACGGCGCTGATGAAGCGCAGCTTCCGTGCCTGCGCCATCATTGCCGGCCTGATCGAGAGACGCCATCCCGGACTACAGAAGAGCGGCCGCCAGGTGACGATCTCGACCGACCTCGTCTACGACGTGCTGCGCAGCCATGAGCCGGGCCATATCCTGCTGCAGGCGGCGCGCGAGGACGCCGCGACCGGCCTTCTCGATCTCAAGCGTCTCGCCATGATGCTCTCGCGCATCGTGGGGCGAATCAGGCATAAGGGGCTCGAGCGCGTCTCGCCGCTCGCCGTGTCGATCGTGCTCGAGATCGGTCGCGAAGCGGTGCATGGCGAGGCGAGGGACGAGATATTGGCGGAAGCCGAAGCGACCCTGATGCAGGAAGCCCTTGGTGCAGGAAGTTCCGGCGTGACCCGAATGCGACTTTCGGAGAGGCGCGAGCCGATCCCCCGAAGAGATCATGGCTGA
- a CDS encoding monosaccharide ABC transporter substrate-binding protein, CUT2 family, producing MLNRMQITALIGAAALVGLTGVSRADDPYIPLISKGFQHQFWQAVKLGAEQEAQKLKVKISFEGPETEAMVDKQIDMLSADLAKHPQAIGFAALDSKAAIPLLKKAQDQHIPVIAFDSGVDSDIPLTTCATDNLAAAGVAADKLAGMIGDSGEVAVVVHDQTSRTGIDRRDGFVNRMKEKHPNVKIISVQYGGGDQLKSTEITKAILQANPNLKGIFGANEGSIIGVLHGVKESKKKVVVVGYDSGKEQIDAIKSGEEAGAITQNPIGIGACVVESAMKALKGEKLPKVVDTGFYWYDKSNVSDPKVAAVLYN from the coding sequence ATGTTGAACAGAATGCAAATCACCGCCTTGATCGGCGCCGCTGCGTTGGTGGGGCTCACCGGCGTCTCGCGTGCCGACGACCCCTACATTCCGTTGATCTCCAAGGGCTTCCAGCACCAGTTCTGGCAGGCGGTCAAGCTCGGTGCGGAGCAGGAGGCCCAGAAGCTCAAGGTCAAGATCAGCTTCGAAGGGCCGGAGACCGAGGCGATGGTCGACAAGCAGATCGATATGCTGTCAGCCGACCTCGCCAAGCATCCGCAAGCGATCGGCTTCGCCGCGCTCGATAGCAAGGCGGCCATTCCGCTACTCAAGAAGGCGCAAGACCAGCACATCCCGGTGATCGCTTTCGACTCGGGCGTCGACAGCGACATCCCGTTGACCACCTGCGCGACCGACAACCTCGCGGCCGCCGGCGTCGCTGCCGACAAATTGGCGGGGATGATCGGCGATTCGGGCGAAGTCGCCGTGGTGGTGCACGATCAGACTAGCCGCACCGGCATCGACCGCCGCGACGGCTTCGTCAACCGGATGAAAGAGAAGCACCCCAACGTCAAGATCATCAGCGTCCAATATGGTGGTGGCGACCAGTTGAAGTCGACCGAGATCACCAAGGCGATCCTGCAGGCCAACCCGAACCTCAAGGGCATCTTCGGTGCCAATGAGGGCTCGATCATTGGCGTGCTGCACGGCGTCAAGGAGTCCAAGAAGAAGGTCGTCGTGGTCGGCTACGATTCGGGCAAAGAGCAGATCGACGCAATCAAGTCCGGCGAAGAGGCCGGCGCGATTACCCAGAACCCGATCGGCATCGGCGCCTGCGTCGTCGAATCGGCCATGAAGGCGTTGAAGGGCGAAAAGCTGCCCAAGGTGGTCGACACCGGATTCTACTGGTACGACAAATCGAACGTCAGCGACCCGAAAGTCGCCGCGGTTCTCTACAACTGA
- a CDS encoding monosaccharide ABC transporter membrane protein, CUT2 family, which yields MTESKTAAIGTDQRVAFRAQIFGSIARQKLFAFASLILLMIAFSFASPAFMQVENFLGILQSTAVNGVLAIASTFVIITGGIDLSVGTLMTLCAVMAGVFLTYWHLPLWTGVLAAIAMGAASGALSGTFVAKLKLPPFIATLGMMLVNKGLALVVAGDKPIYFTDTESFSTISQGSVIGYILPSVPVPNSVLILFAVAIAASVLLGRTALGRYTFALGSNEEAVRLSGVNVDRWKITIYMLAGAICGVAGLLIASRLNSAQPALGQGYELEAIAAVVIGGTSLSGGTGTVLGTIIGAFIMSVLTNGLRILSVAQEWQIVVTGVIIILAVYIDILRRRSL from the coding sequence ATGACGGAATCCAAAACGGCCGCGATCGGAACCGACCAGCGCGTTGCTTTCCGAGCCCAGATATTTGGCTCGATAGCGCGCCAAAAGCTGTTCGCCTTCGCCAGCCTGATCCTGTTGATGATCGCTTTCAGTTTCGCCTCGCCCGCCTTCATGCAGGTCGAGAACTTCCTTGGCATCCTGCAGTCGACGGCGGTCAATGGCGTGCTGGCAATCGCCTCCACCTTCGTCATCATCACGGGTGGCATCGATCTGTCGGTCGGCACCTTGATGACCTTGTGCGCCGTGATGGCGGGGGTGTTCCTGACCTACTGGCACCTGCCCTTGTGGACTGGCGTGCTCGCGGCCATCGCGATGGGCGCGGCGAGCGGCGCGCTGTCGGGCACCTTCGTCGCGAAATTGAAGCTACCCCCCTTCATCGCCACGCTCGGCATGATGCTGGTGAACAAGGGACTGGCCCTCGTGGTGGCCGGCGACAAGCCGATCTATTTCACCGACACCGAAAGCTTCTCGACAATCTCGCAGGGTTCGGTGATCGGCTACATTCTGCCCAGCGTGCCGGTTCCCAATAGCGTGTTGATCCTGTTTGCGGTGGCGATCGCGGCATCGGTCCTTCTCGGCCGCACGGCGCTCGGCCGCTACACATTCGCCTTGGGCAGCAACGAGGAAGCGGTTCGCCTGTCCGGCGTCAACGTGGACCGCTGGAAGATCACGATCTACATGTTGGCGGGTGCCATTTGCGGAGTCGCGGGCCTGCTGATCGCCTCGCGGCTCAATTCCGCCCAGCCGGCGCTGGGCCAGGGCTACGAGCTCGAAGCAATCGCCGCGGTTGTGATCGGCGGCACCTCGCTGAGCGGAGGCACCGGAACGGTGCTTGGCACCATCATCGGCGCCTTCATCATGAGCGTTCTCACCAACGGCCTGCGCATCCTCTCGGTCGCGCAGGAATGGCAGATCGTCGTCACCGGCGTCATCATCATCCTGGCCGTGTACATAGACATCCTGCGGCGGAGGAGCTTGTGA
- a CDS encoding monosaccharide ABC transporter ATP-binding protein, CUT2 family, translating into MSPLVSVRDVSKSFPGVRALRRVQFELLAGEVHALVGENGAGKSTLMKILAGIYSKDSGEILYNGDPVNLASPRAAQMMGIGIIHQELQLMNHLTVAQNIFIGREPRGGLGVFLDEDKLNRQARDILAHMHLKLDPRAIVGRLTVAKQQMVEIAKAFSFNSRVLIMDEPTAALNDAEIAELFNIIRELKARGVGIVYISHKMDELKQISDRVTVLRDGEYVATAPTATTSLDTIISMMVGRTLMDVARPPKQASRGNVALEVRNLNCGPLVKNVSFMLRRGEILGFAGLMGAGRTEVARAIFGADSVESGEVVVRGVSASIKSPADAVALGIGYLSEDRKRFGLAVGMDVESNVVMATLARHLAFKFVLRRQGIRATVESFIRLLNIRTPSATQEVRLLSGGNQQKIVIAKWLARDCDILFFDEPTRGIDVGAKAEIYKLLRSLADQGKAIVMISSELPEILLMSDRIVVMCEGRITGELAGRDATQERIMQLATQRETAKAA; encoded by the coding sequence ATGTCCCCCCTCGTATCAGTTCGCGACGTCAGCAAGAGCTTTCCGGGAGTTCGCGCGCTGAGGCGCGTTCAATTCGAGCTCCTGGCGGGCGAGGTCCATGCTCTGGTCGGCGAGAACGGCGCGGGCAAATCGACCTTGATGAAGATTCTGGCGGGTATCTACAGCAAAGATAGCGGAGAAATTCTCTATAATGGCGACCCGGTGAATCTCGCCAGCCCCCGTGCCGCTCAGATGATGGGCATCGGGATCATTCATCAGGAACTGCAGCTGATGAATCATCTGACCGTGGCCCAGAACATTTTCATCGGCCGGGAACCGCGGGGAGGATTGGGCGTGTTCCTCGACGAGGACAAGCTCAATCGTCAGGCGCGGGACATTCTCGCCCACATGCATTTGAAACTCGACCCGCGAGCGATCGTCGGCAGGCTGACCGTTGCGAAACAGCAGATGGTGGAAATCGCCAAGGCGTTTTCCTTCAATTCGCGCGTTTTGATCATGGACGAGCCGACCGCCGCGCTAAATGACGCCGAGATCGCCGAATTGTTCAACATCATCCGGGAGTTGAAGGCGCGTGGTGTGGGTATCGTCTACATTTCGCACAAGATGGACGAACTCAAGCAGATTTCCGATCGGGTCACCGTCCTTCGCGACGGCGAATATGTCGCGACCGCACCGACCGCGACGACAAGCTTGGACACGATCATCAGCATGATGGTGGGCCGGACCTTGATGGACGTCGCGCGACCGCCGAAACAGGCATCGCGTGGCAACGTCGCGCTCGAAGTCAGGAACCTGAATTGCGGGCCTTTGGTCAAGAATGTCAGTTTCATGCTGCGCCGGGGCGAGATCCTGGGATTCGCCGGCCTGATGGGCGCCGGAAGAACCGAAGTCGCGCGCGCGATATTCGGCGCGGACAGCGTCGAGTCCGGTGAAGTCGTCGTGCGGGGCGTCAGCGCCTCGATCAAATCGCCGGCCGACGCAGTTGCGCTGGGGATCGGCTATTTGTCGGAGGACCGCAAGCGGTTTGGCTTGGCGGTCGGCATGGATGTCGAGTCCAACGTCGTCATGGCCACTCTGGCCAGGCACTTGGCGTTCAAATTCGTTCTCCGGCGGCAGGGAATCCGCGCCACCGTCGAATCGTTCATCAGGCTCCTCAACATTCGTACCCCTTCGGCGACGCAAGAGGTCCGGCTTCTTTCGGGGGGCAACCAGCAGAAGATCGTGATCGCCAAATGGCTGGCGCGGGATTGCGACATTCTCTTTTTCGACGAGCCGACCCGCGGCATCGATGTGGGCGCCAAGGCCGAAATCTACAAGCTGCTGCGCTCCTTGGCCGATCAGGGCAAGGCGATCGTGATGATCTCGTCGGAATTGCCGGAGATTTTGCTCATGAGCGACCGCATCGTCGTCATGTGCGAAGGGCGGATCACCGGCGAGCTTGCAGGGAGAGACGCCACTCAGGAGCGGATCATGCAGTTGGCCACGCAACGCGAAACAGCCAAGGCTGCCTAG
- a CDS encoding Dihydrofolate reductase has product MTKLRVNCFTISVDGYGAGPDQDLDNPLGVGGVALHEWVFPTRTFQQMVGKEGGATGIDDDFAARGMHNIGAWILGRNMFGPVRGAWPDNNWKGWWGDNPPYHTPVFVLTNHARASIAMSGGTTFHFVTDGIHAALERAVDAANGQDIRIGGGAATIRQYLRAGLIDEMHLAIAPTLLGSGESLLEGIDVPELGYQRTEHVPAPNATHVVITKGK; this is encoded by the coding sequence ATGACTAAGCTTCGCGTCAACTGCTTCACAATATCCGTCGACGGCTACGGCGCAGGACCCGATCAGGACCTCGACAATCCACTTGGCGTCGGCGGTGTCGCGCTGCACGAATGGGTATTCCCCACCCGCACCTTTCAACAGATGGTTGGCAAAGAGGGTGGCGCGACGGGCATCGACGACGACTTTGCGGCGCGCGGAATGCACAATATAGGCGCGTGGATACTTGGTCGAAACATGTTCGGACCTGTCAGGGGCGCTTGGCCGGACAATAATTGGAAGGGGTGGTGGGGCGACAATCCGCCTTATCACACCCCCGTCTTCGTGCTCACCAACCACGCACGTGCATCGATCGCCATGAGCGGCGGCACGACCTTCCACTTTGTCACCGACGGCATCCACGCCGCGCTTGAACGGGCTGTCGACGCCGCCAACGGTCAAGATATCCGGATTGGCGGCGGGGCCGCCACGATCCGGCAATACCTTCGCGCCGGACTTATCGATGAGATGCACTTGGCAATTGCGCCGACACTCCTGGGTTCGGGAGAATCCCTGCTAGAGGGCATCGACGTACCAGAGCTCGGCTATCAACGCACCGAACACGTTCCCGCTCCGAACGCGACGCATGTCGTGATCACAAAGGGCAAATAG
- a CDS encoding Predicted dehydrogenase → MQRVRVGIVGCGEVAQIIHLPILRELPARFQVTALCDVSPHVVNGVAERWGVPHRFLDYRELIACDAVDAVLVANPHVFHAEVAIAAMRAGKHVLIEKPMCITLAEADALIAEQQASGSVAQVGYMRRYAPAFTQAKALVRELADIRLARVHDVLGRNTLIIAEMADVIRPIDLPAGAAEELRRLQSARIAEAIGPASPQLENAYGLLLGLSSHDLSAMRELLGAPRRVLYAACRGEDGRSISAAFDYGGYVCQFETGIDLIPRFDAHIEVYSPSRVIGVQYDTPYIRNLPGRLVVTDVDERGMARTSTSLAWRDSFALEWEAFHDSITRGNPPKTSPRDAREDLVMFEEMITSMRAQPASSSASTTLGASLEAAV, encoded by the coding sequence ATGCAACGCGTCAGGGTGGGAATCGTCGGTTGCGGCGAGGTCGCCCAGATCATCCATCTGCCGATCCTGCGCGAGCTGCCGGCTCGTTTCCAGGTGACCGCACTCTGCGATGTCAGCCCGCATGTGGTGAACGGCGTCGCAGAGCGTTGGGGCGTGCCGCATCGCTTCCTCGATTATCGCGAGCTCATCGCTTGCGATGCGGTCGATGCGGTGCTCGTTGCCAACCCACACGTCTTCCACGCCGAGGTTGCGATCGCCGCCATGCGGGCCGGCAAGCATGTGCTGATCGAAAAGCCGATGTGCATCACGCTCGCCGAGGCCGATGCCCTGATCGCCGAGCAGCAGGCATCCGGATCCGTCGCGCAGGTCGGCTATATGCGCCGCTATGCGCCGGCCTTCACGCAGGCCAAGGCGCTGGTGCGGGAGCTTGCCGATATCCGCCTCGCCCGCGTCCATGACGTGCTCGGGCGCAACACCCTCATCATCGCCGAGATGGCGGACGTCATCCGGCCGATCGACTTGCCGGCTGGCGCCGCGGAGGAGCTGCGCCGTCTCCAGTCGGCGCGCATCGCCGAGGCGATCGGACCGGCATCGCCGCAGCTCGAGAACGCCTATGGGCTGTTGCTCGGCCTCTCGAGCCATGACCTGTCGGCCATGCGCGAGCTGCTCGGAGCGCCGCGCCGCGTGCTCTATGCTGCTTGCCGGGGCGAGGATGGGCGCTCTATCTCGGCGGCCTTCGACTATGGCGGATATGTCTGCCAGTTCGAGACCGGCATCGACCTCATCCCGCGCTTCGATGCCCATATCGAGGTCTATTCCCCGTCGCGCGTCATCGGTGTCCAGTATGACACGCCCTATATCCGCAACCTGCCGGGCCGCCTCGTCGTCACCGATGTCGATGAGCGCGGCATGGCCCGCACCAGCACCAGCCTCGCCTGGCGCGATTCCTTCGCCCTCGAATGGGAAGCCTTCCATGACAGCATCACGCGCGGCAACCCACCCAAGACGTCGCCGCGCGATGCCCGCGAGGATCTCGTGATGTTCGAGGAGATGATCACGTCCATGCGCGCTCAGCCCGCAAGTAGCAGTGCAAGCACGACTCTTGGCGCCAGCCTGGAGGCCGCCGTTTGA